The stretch of DNA TAATAATGGCTATTGTGGAAGAACTGGGGTTGAAGTAATAAACGAAGCCACAAGTCTCACATCTTTTCGATTTGAAATTATTCTCCACAAAATGGCTCGAACCACATTTTGGGCAAAATTTGAATTGATGTAGTGGATGCATGTTTTGAGTTTAAAGTTATGAGTTTAAGTTATATTGTAAACCGCCGATACAGACCATAAGCTCTTTACAGATTATTGCCATTTGTATCCTGCTTTTTTGTATTCTTCTGCTACCAGAACAAGTTCGTTGTACCAATCTTCTCCGAAACGACGGATAAGCGGTTCTTTCAGAAACTCGTAAACTTTCAATCCTTCCTTCTTACCCAGTAATACAGCCGCTTTGCAGATCGACCACCGATGATAATTAACGGCGGTGAAGTCTTTATATTTTTGCAAGCGGATAGGGTACAGATGGCAGGAGATGGGTTTGTAAAAGTTGGTACGCCCTTCGCGGTATGCTTTTTCGATAGCACATTTGCAGATGCCTTTTTCGTCGTAATAGGTAAACACACAGTCTTTTCCGTTTACGATAGAGGTTACCATGTCTCCATCGTGGTCGCGATATGCTACTCCTTGCTCTTTAATTACTGCTTGAGCAGCGGGCGACAGGTCGTCCCAGACCTCAGATAAGAGGTCTTCTATTATCTTTACTTCGTCTTCTTCGAGAGGTGCACCGGCATCGCCTTCTACGCAGCATTCGCCCATACAGGCTGAGAGGTCGCATAGAAAATTTTCTTCGATTATATCTGATGCGACTATTGCATCGCCAATTTGAAACATTTATTTATTGTTATGTTTTTAAAAAATATTTAGCAAATATAGATGTTTTTATAGCAGCACACAATTGGCTAAAGTCCTATTTCCTGAAAAAACAGGGTTTCTTTAACACTATTTGATTAAATCGCAGAATGTATTTGCCTAATGTCGGAAATTCTCTTATTTTTGCAGTGATTTTATCGGAAACAATAGTGACGATAAGATGTATGGCGCAGTAGTTCAATGGATAGAATAGAAGTTTCCTAAACTTTAGATTCGGGTTCGATTCCCGGCTGTGCTACAGGAGAAGTCGCTGGTGAAGCGGCTTTTGTTGTTTTTAGTAATCTGTTATGATTTTGTCCGATTATAAGGAATAATAAATTCAGAATAACAATTTTAAAATATATCTTAAGGCAAACGGAAAAAGCATAGTGGCAGGCATTATCAAAAAAATAATCCACATTTTTAATTTTCCGTTTAATCTGGATTTAGAGTACTTAGAAATAATTTCATCTAAACTTTTTCTGTATTTTAAGTAATTACAGCTAAATAATAATGAGGATAATAATACAATTAGAAACTTAGATAAGGTTTCTCCTACTGCTAATATTACTGGAGTCAGGAAGTTGACCGATAAAATAATATTTGTAATGAAACTTATCGACAAGATAATGCTGGATATGATTAATATTTGGATAAAGGAAATGGCAGCAGTAGCAGAGAATGCGGATGTATCTCCTTCTTTCCTTTTGTAAATATCATAAAATCTATAAAAAAGATAATCGAACATATATAATTGTTTTATTTCTTGTTAAAGGGAATCTTTTAAGATCATTCAATAAGTCTAAAATATACTATCTAATAAAGGAGATCTTAGGGTTCCTTTAATCAGCCCATATTCAATAATAGAGATAAACAGAATAAATATAGGAAAACTAAACATTATCCAGATTGGTAGCTTATATTTATCTTTTAAATATTTTTTC from Dysgonomonas mossii encodes:
- a CDS encoding DUF3109 family protein; amino-acid sequence: MFQIGDAIVASDIIEENFLCDLSACMGECCVEGDAGAPLEEDEVKIIEDLLSEVWDDLSPAAQAVIKEQGVAYRDHDGDMVTSIVNGKDCVFTYYDEKGICKCAIEKAYREGRTNFYKPISCHLYPIRLQKYKDFTAVNYHRWSICKAAVLLGKKEGLKVYEFLKEPLIRRFGEDWYNELVLVAEEYKKAGYKWQ